The following proteins are encoded in a genomic region of Corticium candelabrum chromosome 19, ooCorCand1.1, whole genome shotgun sequence:
- the LOC134195265 gene encoding uncharacterized protein LOC134195265 isoform X3: MQIIDDQNAVELLSHIPPNRVIIQFHVTHDMLQATNWATDLSTSLTQLTDSVACVVLKFPWDDSIKPPVAELQNVIVPALKQIGCGLTIHCPLSLCQDVAVLHAIGVDIQVDSALLSNRIDLCDAIAAPLTSDRPDGYFPTIVTDEHGIALGLVYSSRESIREAVRTKRGVYQSRKRGLWYKGETTGDTQELRRIQIDCDADCLRFVVHQHGHGFCHLSQRSCFGSDAGIPALMRTLESRKRKAPEGSYTQKLFNDDSLLCSKLLEEAGELTEAEKTEDVAWEAADVIYFTLVKCAKAGVKLSDVEKILDHRALKVKRRKGDAKTPLIARTVEKGDIQKNNISTEKTFSISVEECDEISLRCYAIESLTERDRLRLCCRPAQSSPEAVFDLVNPILENVKRRGDKALLELTEKFDKVTLTSPVLTSQQVSEMVVELSDEVRSAIDLAWDNVYKFHYAQLQNTPLEVETAPGVICSRHVRPIEKVGLYIPGGTAILPSTAVMLGVPAKVAGCKEIVLATPPMSDGSISKEILYIAQKIGISLILLAGGAQAIAALAYGTDSVPKVDKICGPGNQFVTAAKLLVQNDMMHPVSIDMPAGPSEVMVIADGSANPVFVAADLLSQAEHGPDSQVVLVALSLSDKQLAMIVDQIYQQLNALPRRNVASTSIGKSFIVKVNSRKDALLFSNMYAPEHLIINTTDAASWLDEVNHAGSVFIGQYSPESCGDYASGTNHTLPTYGYARMYSGVSTTTFQKHITAQQLTAEGIQSIGDAVATLAAVEGLDAHRNAVLLRQGKIPEQ, from the exons ATGCAGATCATTGACGACCAGAATGCAGTTGAACTTTTGTCTCACATTCCTCCTAATCGAGTCATCATACAGTTTCATGTGACGCATGACATGCTGCAAGCAACA AATTGGGCTACCGACTTGTCTACTTCTCTCACACAA CTTACTGATTCTGTAGCTTGTGTTGTTCTCAAGTTTCCGTGGGACGACTCGATCAA ACCTCCCGTTGCCGAGCTACAGAATGTTATTGTACCAGCTCTCaaacaaa TAGGTTGTGGCTTAACTATTCATTGTCCACTTTCTCTGTGCCAAGATGTGGCTGTTCTTCATGCTATCGGTGTTGACATTCAG GTAGACTCTGCATTATTATCCAACCGTATTGATCTCTGTGATGCGATCGCAGCTCCACTAACAAGTGACAGACCAGATGGATACTTTCCAACTATTGTG actGATGAACATGGGATCGCTCTTGGACTTGTGTATTCTAGCCGAGAAAG catACGTGAGGCTGTGAGAACAAAACGAGGAGTTTACCAGTCAAGGAAACGAG GTTTGTGGTACAAAGGAGAGACTACTGGTGACACTCAG gaATTGCGTCGTATACAGATTGATTGCGATGCAGATTGTTTGAG GTTTGTTGTACATCAACACGGACATGGATTCTGTCATCTTTCTCAGAGAAGCTGTTTTGGGTCTGATGCTGGGATCCCTGCACTCATGAGAACTTTG GAGTCAAGAAAAAGGAAAGCACCTGAAGGATCTTACACACAGAAATTGTTTAACGATGACAG CTTGTTGTGTTCTAAATTACTGGAAGAGGCTGGTGAATTGACAGAGGCAGAGAAAACTGAGGACGTTGCATGGGAGGCAGCTGATGTTATCTACTTTACATTAGTAAAGTGTGCTAAGGCAGGAGTTAAACTCAGCGATGTTGAAAAAATA TTAGATCATCGAGCCTTGAAAGTGAAACGACGGAAAGGTGATGCAAAAACG CCGCTGATCGCTAGGACTGTAGAGAAGGGTGACATCCAGAAAAACAACATTTCTACTGAAAAAACATTCTCGATTTCTGTTGAG GAATGTGATGAGATTTCGTTGCGATGTTACGCTATTGAATCTCTCACTGAAAGAGATCGTCTACGTCTTTGTTGTCGACCGGCACAATCATCTCCTGAAGCTGTATTTGACTTAGTGAATCCAATCCTTGAAAACGTGAAGAGACGAGGCGACAAGGCTCTCCTGGAATTAACAGAGAAGTTCGACAAAGTCACACTCACATCACCAGTTCTCACATCACAACAAGTA agTGAAATGGTTGTTGAGTTGTCGGATGAGGTGAGAAGTGCGATCGACTTGGCATGGGACAACGTGTACAAATTTCATTATGCTCAGTTGCAG AACACTCCACTGGAAGTTGAGACAGCCCCGGGAGTGATTTGCTCTCGTCATGTCAGACCAATTGAAAAG GTTGGTCTCTATATTCCAGGAGGAACGGCCATTCTTCCATCGACTGCAGTCATGTTAGGAGTTCCTGCAAAAGTTGCTG GATGCAAAGAAATTGTGTTGGCTACCCCTCCTATGTCTGATGGCTCCATATCTAAAGAAATTCTTTATATTGCTCAGAAAATTGGAATCTCATTAATATTACTGGCTGGAGGAGCGCAAGCAATAGCAGCACTTGCATATGGAACGGACTC TGTTCCAAAAGTTGATAAGATTTGTGGTCCTGGAAATCAGTTTGTGACTGCAGCCAAACTTCTTGTGCAAAATGACATGATGCATCCTGTTAGTATCGACATGCCAGCTGGACCATCAGAAGTCATg GTGATTGCTGATGGTAGTGCTAATCctgtgtttgttgctgctgATCTCTTATCTCAAGCTGAACACGGACCAGACAGTCAG GTTGTGTTGGTAGCTCTTAGTCTGTCTGACAAGCAACTGGCAATGATAGTTGATCAAATATATCAACAGCTTAATGCTTTACCTCGTCGAAATGTTGCAAG CACATCAATAGGAAAGAGCTTCATTGTAAAGGTCAACAGTAGGAAAGACGCCCTTTTGTTCTCTAATATGTATGCACCAGAGCATCTCATCATCAACACCACAGATGCTG CTTCTTGGCTCGACGAAGTGAATCATGCAGGGTCTGTCTTTATTGGTCAGTATTCACCAGAAAG
- the LOC134195277 gene encoding mitochondrial carnitine/acylcarnitine carrier protein-like, translating into MSQHPSALKNFLAGGFGGVCLVAAGHPLDTLKVRMQTQPADNPIYRNTWDCVKKTVGKEGWRGLYKGMAAPIVGVTPMFAVCFWGYGVGKKLQMSSPDQQLSLLQTFNAGLVAGVFTTGIMVPGERIKCMLQIQTAAGGVQYSGPLDVARKVFRQSGIQGLYKGTCATLLRDLPGSGMYFMGYEGILRMITPEGQSRDTLSAPRVLLAGGAAGVLNWSVAIAPDTLKSRLQTAPEGTYPRGIRDVFRALVRQEGYLALFKGLFPVMLRAFPANAACFLGFEVAIRFLNFVAPSW; encoded by the exons ATGTCTCAGCATCCTTCAGCGCTCAAGAATTTTCTTGCCGGCGGATTTGGCGGCGTGTGTCTGGTGGCTGCAGGACATCCTCTAGACACACTCAAG GTGCGCATGCAGACGCAGCCTGCTGACAATCCCATTTATAGGAACACTTGGGACTGTGTGAAGAAGACTGTTGGCAAAGAA gGATGGCGTGGCCTGTACAAAGGCATGGCTGCTCCTATAGTTGGTGTGACTCCAATGTTTGCGGTTTGTTTCTGGGGATACGGAGTTGGGAAGAAACTTCAAATGTCTTCACCAGACCAACAGCTTAG TCTTCTTCAAACCTTCAATGCTGGCCTGGTAGCTGGGGTGTTTACAACTGGTATTATGGTGCCAGGAGAAAGGATCAAGTGCATGCTGCAG ATTCAAACAGCTGCTGGAGGAGTACAGTACTCCGGACCTCTTGATGTTGCACGTAAAGTCTTTCGACAGTCTGGAATCCAAGGCTTGTACAAAGGAACGTGTGCTACTCTGCTGAGAG ACCTTCCTGGCAGTGGCATGTACTTCATGGGGTATGAAGGGATTCTACGAATGATAACTCCAGAAGGACAATC GAGAGACACACTGAGTGCACCCCGAGTTCTATTAGCAGGAG GTGCCGCTGGTGTGTTGAATTGGTCTGTTGCCATAGCTCCAGATACTCTCAAGTCACGTCTACAAACAG CCCCAGAAGGGACATATCCAAGAGGAATTCGTGATGTCTTTAGAGCTTTG GTTCGACAGGAAGGCTACTTAGCTTTGTTCAAAGGTCTTTTTCCTGTAATGTTACGAGCCTTTCCAGCCAATGCG GCTTGTTTTCTGGGGTTCGAAGTCGCTATTCGTTTTCTCAATTTTGTTGCTCCGTCGTGGTAG
- the LOC134195265 gene encoding uncharacterized protein LOC134195265 isoform X1, giving the protein MIIPAVPLRNGLCCVPSTGDCVGAADDIVDKFSLCDDVVLYDLECGRNRDVVLTLLEKRKFRVYVGHLNKTDAVAFLDAGVSQLIIDDQNAVELLSHIPPNRVIIQFHVTHDMLQATNWATDLSTSLTQLTDSVACVVLKFPWDDSIKPPVAELQNVIVPALKQIGCGLTIHCPLSLCQDVAVLHAIGVDIQVDSALLSNRIDLCDAIAAPLTSDRPDGYFPTIVTDEHGIALGLVYSSRESIREAVRTKRGVYQSRKRGLWYKGETTGDTQELRRIQIDCDADCLRFVVHQHGHGFCHLSQRSCFGSDAGIPALMRTLESRKRKAPEGSYTQKLFNDDSLLCSKLLEEAGELTEAEKTEDVAWEAADVIYFTLVKCAKAGVKLSDVEKILDHRALKVKRRKGDAKTPLIARTVEKGDIQKNNISTEKTFSISVEECDEISLRCYAIESLTERDRLRLCCRPAQSSPEAVFDLVNPILENVKRRGDKALLELTEKFDKVTLTSPVLTSQQVSEMVVELSDEVRSAIDLAWDNVYKFHYAQLQNTPLEVETAPGVICSRHVRPIEKVGLYIPGGTAILPSTAVMLGVPAKVAGCKEIVLATPPMSDGSISKEILYIAQKIGISLILLAGGAQAIAALAYGTDSVPKVDKICGPGNQFVTAAKLLVQNDMMHPVSIDMPAGPSEVMVIADGSANPVFVAADLLSQAEHGPDSQVVLVALSLSDKQLAMIVDQIYQQLNALPRRNVASTSIGKSFIVKVNSRKDALLFSNMYAPEHLIINTTDAASWLDEVNHAGSVFIGQYSPESCGDYASGTNHTLPTYGYARMYSGVSTTTFQKHITAQQLTAEGIQSIGDAVATLAAVEGLDAHRNAVLLRQGKIPEQ; this is encoded by the exons ATGATCATTCCTGCTGTCCCCCTTCGCAATGGCTTGTGTTGTGTGCCTTCAACGGGAG ATTGTGTGGGCGCGGCTGACGACATTGTAGACAAATTTAGTTTGTGCGATGACGTTGTGCTGTATGACCTGGAGTGTGGCCGAAACAGGGATGTCGTCCTGACACTGTTAGAGAAAAGAAAATTCAG AGTTTATGTGGGTCATTTGAACAAGACTGACGCTGTTGCTTTTCTTGATGCTGGAGTGTCACAGCTG ATCATTGACGACCAGAATGCAGTTGAACTTTTGTCTCACATTCCTCCTAATCGAGTCATCATACAGTTTCATGTGACGCATGACATGCTGCAAGCAACA AATTGGGCTACCGACTTGTCTACTTCTCTCACACAA CTTACTGATTCTGTAGCTTGTGTTGTTCTCAAGTTTCCGTGGGACGACTCGATCAA ACCTCCCGTTGCCGAGCTACAGAATGTTATTGTACCAGCTCTCaaacaaa TAGGTTGTGGCTTAACTATTCATTGTCCACTTTCTCTGTGCCAAGATGTGGCTGTTCTTCATGCTATCGGTGTTGACATTCAG GTAGACTCTGCATTATTATCCAACCGTATTGATCTCTGTGATGCGATCGCAGCTCCACTAACAAGTGACAGACCAGATGGATACTTTCCAACTATTGTG actGATGAACATGGGATCGCTCTTGGACTTGTGTATTCTAGCCGAGAAAG catACGTGAGGCTGTGAGAACAAAACGAGGAGTTTACCAGTCAAGGAAACGAG GTTTGTGGTACAAAGGAGAGACTACTGGTGACACTCAG gaATTGCGTCGTATACAGATTGATTGCGATGCAGATTGTTTGAG GTTTGTTGTACATCAACACGGACATGGATTCTGTCATCTTTCTCAGAGAAGCTGTTTTGGGTCTGATGCTGGGATCCCTGCACTCATGAGAACTTTG GAGTCAAGAAAAAGGAAAGCACCTGAAGGATCTTACACACAGAAATTGTTTAACGATGACAG CTTGTTGTGTTCTAAATTACTGGAAGAGGCTGGTGAATTGACAGAGGCAGAGAAAACTGAGGACGTTGCATGGGAGGCAGCTGATGTTATCTACTTTACATTAGTAAAGTGTGCTAAGGCAGGAGTTAAACTCAGCGATGTTGAAAAAATA TTAGATCATCGAGCCTTGAAAGTGAAACGACGGAAAGGTGATGCAAAAACG CCGCTGATCGCTAGGACTGTAGAGAAGGGTGACATCCAGAAAAACAACATTTCTACTGAAAAAACATTCTCGATTTCTGTTGAG GAATGTGATGAGATTTCGTTGCGATGTTACGCTATTGAATCTCTCACTGAAAGAGATCGTCTACGTCTTTGTTGTCGACCGGCACAATCATCTCCTGAAGCTGTATTTGACTTAGTGAATCCAATCCTTGAAAACGTGAAGAGACGAGGCGACAAGGCTCTCCTGGAATTAACAGAGAAGTTCGACAAAGTCACACTCACATCACCAGTTCTCACATCACAACAAGTA agTGAAATGGTTGTTGAGTTGTCGGATGAGGTGAGAAGTGCGATCGACTTGGCATGGGACAACGTGTACAAATTTCATTATGCTCAGTTGCAG AACACTCCACTGGAAGTTGAGACAGCCCCGGGAGTGATTTGCTCTCGTCATGTCAGACCAATTGAAAAG GTTGGTCTCTATATTCCAGGAGGAACGGCCATTCTTCCATCGACTGCAGTCATGTTAGGAGTTCCTGCAAAAGTTGCTG GATGCAAAGAAATTGTGTTGGCTACCCCTCCTATGTCTGATGGCTCCATATCTAAAGAAATTCTTTATATTGCTCAGAAAATTGGAATCTCATTAATATTACTGGCTGGAGGAGCGCAAGCAATAGCAGCACTTGCATATGGAACGGACTC TGTTCCAAAAGTTGATAAGATTTGTGGTCCTGGAAATCAGTTTGTGACTGCAGCCAAACTTCTTGTGCAAAATGACATGATGCATCCTGTTAGTATCGACATGCCAGCTGGACCATCAGAAGTCATg GTGATTGCTGATGGTAGTGCTAATCctgtgtttgttgctgctgATCTCTTATCTCAAGCTGAACACGGACCAGACAGTCAG GTTGTGTTGGTAGCTCTTAGTCTGTCTGACAAGCAACTGGCAATGATAGTTGATCAAATATATCAACAGCTTAATGCTTTACCTCGTCGAAATGTTGCAAG CACATCAATAGGAAAGAGCTTCATTGTAAAGGTCAACAGTAGGAAAGACGCCCTTTTGTTCTCTAATATGTATGCACCAGAGCATCTCATCATCAACACCACAGATGCTG CTTCTTGGCTCGACGAAGTGAATCATGCAGGGTCTGTCTTTATTGGTCAGTATTCACCAGAAAG
- the LOC134195265 gene encoding uncharacterized protein LOC134195265 isoform X2: MIIPAVPLRNGLCCVPSTGDCVGAADDIVDKFSLCDDVVLYDLECGRNRDVVLTLLEKRKFRVYVGHLNKTDAVAFLDAGVSQLIIDDQNAVELLSHIPPNRVIIQFHVTHDMLQATNWATDLSTSLTQLTDSVACVVLKFPWDDSIKPPVAELQNVIVPALKQSCGLTIHCPLSLCQDVAVLHAIGVDIQVDSALLSNRIDLCDAIAAPLTSDRPDGYFPTIVTDEHGIALGLVYSSRESIREAVRTKRGVYQSRKRGLWYKGETTGDTQELRRIQIDCDADCLRFVVHQHGHGFCHLSQRSCFGSDAGIPALMRTLESRKRKAPEGSYTQKLFNDDSLLCSKLLEEAGELTEAEKTEDVAWEAADVIYFTLVKCAKAGVKLSDVEKILDHRALKVKRRKGDAKTPLIARTVEKGDIQKNNISTEKTFSISVEECDEISLRCYAIESLTERDRLRLCCRPAQSSPEAVFDLVNPILENVKRRGDKALLELTEKFDKVTLTSPVLTSQQVSEMVVELSDEVRSAIDLAWDNVYKFHYAQLQNTPLEVETAPGVICSRHVRPIEKVGLYIPGGTAILPSTAVMLGVPAKVAGCKEIVLATPPMSDGSISKEILYIAQKIGISLILLAGGAQAIAALAYGTDSVPKVDKICGPGNQFVTAAKLLVQNDMMHPVSIDMPAGPSEVMVIADGSANPVFVAADLLSQAEHGPDSQVVLVALSLSDKQLAMIVDQIYQQLNALPRRNVASTSIGKSFIVKVNSRKDALLFSNMYAPEHLIINTTDAASWLDEVNHAGSVFIGQYSPESCGDYASGTNHTLPTYGYARMYSGVSTTTFQKHITAQQLTAEGIQSIGDAVATLAAVEGLDAHRNAVLLRQGKIPEQ, encoded by the exons ATGATCATTCCTGCTGTCCCCCTTCGCAATGGCTTGTGTTGTGTGCCTTCAACGGGAG ATTGTGTGGGCGCGGCTGACGACATTGTAGACAAATTTAGTTTGTGCGATGACGTTGTGCTGTATGACCTGGAGTGTGGCCGAAACAGGGATGTCGTCCTGACACTGTTAGAGAAAAGAAAATTCAG AGTTTATGTGGGTCATTTGAACAAGACTGACGCTGTTGCTTTTCTTGATGCTGGAGTGTCACAGCTG ATCATTGACGACCAGAATGCAGTTGAACTTTTGTCTCACATTCCTCCTAATCGAGTCATCATACAGTTTCATGTGACGCATGACATGCTGCAAGCAACA AATTGGGCTACCGACTTGTCTACTTCTCTCACACAA CTTACTGATTCTGTAGCTTGTGTTGTTCTCAAGTTTCCGTGGGACGACTCGATCAA ACCTCCCGTTGCCGAGCTACAGAATGTTATTGTACCAGCTCTCaaacaaa GTTGTGGCTTAACTATTCATTGTCCACTTTCTCTGTGCCAAGATGTGGCTGTTCTTCATGCTATCGGTGTTGACATTCAG GTAGACTCTGCATTATTATCCAACCGTATTGATCTCTGTGATGCGATCGCAGCTCCACTAACAAGTGACAGACCAGATGGATACTTTCCAACTATTGTG actGATGAACATGGGATCGCTCTTGGACTTGTGTATTCTAGCCGAGAAAG catACGTGAGGCTGTGAGAACAAAACGAGGAGTTTACCAGTCAAGGAAACGAG GTTTGTGGTACAAAGGAGAGACTACTGGTGACACTCAG gaATTGCGTCGTATACAGATTGATTGCGATGCAGATTGTTTGAG GTTTGTTGTACATCAACACGGACATGGATTCTGTCATCTTTCTCAGAGAAGCTGTTTTGGGTCTGATGCTGGGATCCCTGCACTCATGAGAACTTTG GAGTCAAGAAAAAGGAAAGCACCTGAAGGATCTTACACACAGAAATTGTTTAACGATGACAG CTTGTTGTGTTCTAAATTACTGGAAGAGGCTGGTGAATTGACAGAGGCAGAGAAAACTGAGGACGTTGCATGGGAGGCAGCTGATGTTATCTACTTTACATTAGTAAAGTGTGCTAAGGCAGGAGTTAAACTCAGCGATGTTGAAAAAATA TTAGATCATCGAGCCTTGAAAGTGAAACGACGGAAAGGTGATGCAAAAACG CCGCTGATCGCTAGGACTGTAGAGAAGGGTGACATCCAGAAAAACAACATTTCTACTGAAAAAACATTCTCGATTTCTGTTGAG GAATGTGATGAGATTTCGTTGCGATGTTACGCTATTGAATCTCTCACTGAAAGAGATCGTCTACGTCTTTGTTGTCGACCGGCACAATCATCTCCTGAAGCTGTATTTGACTTAGTGAATCCAATCCTTGAAAACGTGAAGAGACGAGGCGACAAGGCTCTCCTGGAATTAACAGAGAAGTTCGACAAAGTCACACTCACATCACCAGTTCTCACATCACAACAAGTA agTGAAATGGTTGTTGAGTTGTCGGATGAGGTGAGAAGTGCGATCGACTTGGCATGGGACAACGTGTACAAATTTCATTATGCTCAGTTGCAG AACACTCCACTGGAAGTTGAGACAGCCCCGGGAGTGATTTGCTCTCGTCATGTCAGACCAATTGAAAAG GTTGGTCTCTATATTCCAGGAGGAACGGCCATTCTTCCATCGACTGCAGTCATGTTAGGAGTTCCTGCAAAAGTTGCTG GATGCAAAGAAATTGTGTTGGCTACCCCTCCTATGTCTGATGGCTCCATATCTAAAGAAATTCTTTATATTGCTCAGAAAATTGGAATCTCATTAATATTACTGGCTGGAGGAGCGCAAGCAATAGCAGCACTTGCATATGGAACGGACTC TGTTCCAAAAGTTGATAAGATTTGTGGTCCTGGAAATCAGTTTGTGACTGCAGCCAAACTTCTTGTGCAAAATGACATGATGCATCCTGTTAGTATCGACATGCCAGCTGGACCATCAGAAGTCATg GTGATTGCTGATGGTAGTGCTAATCctgtgtttgttgctgctgATCTCTTATCTCAAGCTGAACACGGACCAGACAGTCAG GTTGTGTTGGTAGCTCTTAGTCTGTCTGACAAGCAACTGGCAATGATAGTTGATCAAATATATCAACAGCTTAATGCTTTACCTCGTCGAAATGTTGCAAG CACATCAATAGGAAAGAGCTTCATTGTAAAGGTCAACAGTAGGAAAGACGCCCTTTTGTTCTCTAATATGTATGCACCAGAGCATCTCATCATCAACACCACAGATGCTG CTTCTTGGCTCGACGAAGTGAATCATGCAGGGTCTGTCTTTATTGGTCAGTATTCACCAGAAAG